The sequence GTCGATTCGGGGGAGGCGGACAGTGGGCGGCCCCAGGTAGCGCTCGAGGCCGGGCAGGACTTCTCCGTCATGGGCTGCGGCTTCTGGCAACTGACCTGAGCGGTCAGTGCACCTGGACGTCGGCAGGCAGTTGCCCGGCTGCGCGCACCGCGCGCTTGCGCCGCAGCACCAGCCCGCCGGCCACTGCCGCGAGCACCAGCACCGCGATCACGGCGATGCCGACAGGGCTACCGGCCGCCGCTGCCAGCGCCGCCTCCCACACCGCGAAGCCGACGGTCGCGTAGATCGCTCCCCACGCGATCGCTCCGGGGATCTGCGCCAGCGCATACTTCCACCAGGTGATCCGCAGGACGCCGGCACCGGCCTGCACCATCGACTGGAAGCCCACCGTCAGGTAGCACACGGGCACCACCAGCAAACCCCAGCGGCGGATCGCCTCGATACCGGCGTCGGCGCCGCCACCGGCGAGCCAGTC is a genomic window of Ruania zhangjianzhongii containing:
- a CDS encoding DedA family protein, whose product is MPDFLSSLPFTVALTALSIGGWLRGQMMYWLGRIPTDQALRRTNPTSGRMRRVHDWLAGGGADAGIEAIRRWGLLVVPVCYLTVGFQSMVQAGAGVLRITWWKYALAQIPGAIAWGAIYATVGFAVWEAALAAAAGSPVGIAVIAVLVLAAVAGGLVLRRKRAVRAAGQLPADVQVH